GAAACTGGAAGGCCAGCTCTCGAGAACCGTatccgacgaagaagagacagctactcgccttccctctgcGGTCGGCTATTCTTCTGTCGGATTCTGACTCcggcgaagagacaaaggaaaatAGAGAAGGGggcagggaagaaaaaacagaagggagacaaagaaggagataaaggaaagaaaggagacaaagaaggagataaaggaaagaaaggagacaaagaaggagaTAAAGGAAataaaggagacaaagaaggagataaaggaaagaaaggcgacagagaagacatagaaagaaagaaggagggagaaaaagagggggagaaagggggaaagacagaagaataTAAAGATGGAGCGGGAAGAAcgtcagagagaaagacgagagacagacagagagatgaagaagggaGCGAGCGTATGTTTCAGGAGACTCTTTGTTGCTGCGTCGTGGTGCCTCGCGGGAAGGCCAAAAGCAATGTCAAGCTCCCGGAAACAACTTTTTTCCTTTATTGCCCTTCCCCATCGATGCACCGGTTATGACTTCTTCCGGTTGACTGAAACAAGGTCCAGGGTGTTTAAAAAGGGTCTCCAAAGAGGCTGGAGGCAAATGTCAACAACCTTGTGTGTCAACTGTTTCTCGTGTTCTCGCGGCCCACGCAGACCAGAACGGGAGAAAAACCGAGTTTCATCACTCAATGAAGAGAGGTGGAAACAAATGGAAAAATGGGATGCTAAGAAGCGGCGGCTCTGCCACAGTGCACAAAGAATTTTACCATAGGAGCCAGCGGGGTCGAGACTAGCGGCGTGGATTCGCATTTCTGTCGGTAAATCGATGGTTGTTTCGACCTGCGATACCCAAGCCCTTCAAAGGAGATGCGTTAAATGtcaggaaacgaaaagacAAAGGGGAATTTATGGTACTCGAAAGCGATCTTTTTGGAAGCGACGGCAGGCGAATCGTCCCTTGTCTTGTCAACGCGGCATGTCGTCCGTATACAGGGGGGGGCGGGTCcgacgcgcttcttctgggTTTGGAGAAAAGTTTTCAGACGTCACAAGGCCTGGATATTTCTGTGGAGAACAACTTTTCCAGTTGTCTCGTCTTTATTTTACAGACAATTTTTCTCAACGCTGAGTCTCTTCACCGTGCACATTATTCCGCTTCGGGTGTGAAGTGGGCGGGAAGGATGGGGCACACAAGGTCAGAAGATACGTTTTACACTGTTTGCGCGGTAACTACTGCTGGAGGAACTCGGCGAAAAGTAGCTGAATATACTGCTGTTGACTAGTTGCTAGCACCCCATGCGCCTCCTTGGCCTTGGCAGTGGAAAGCAATTCGTTAGCTGTGAGCGGCTTGTGAAGCGTCGGGTGTAGCGCTGTGTATAGAACTGCGCCAGCGAACCGTCTACATTGGTGTTAGCAGTATTTGCTGGAAACAGACGCAGCGCGTGAATGCTCTCTTGCTTGCCATTGACGGAGCAACGTATTCGGAAGTCTTCGCACGTAGTCAGCGTGAGGTTTAAACGTCATGCAACCAAGGAAGGGGGCACTCACGTGAAGCGGGACGCAAGAAGCTGCAACTTTCGAAGGCGTATGGTCGCTCTCAAGACAGCTACTAAATGGAGAGACCAAGCCTCGTTCGTACGGTGATCGTTCACAGCTTAGCACTCACCTGTTCGTTCGGGCACTGCTAGGACGCCATATATACACTCTAAGGAGGATCACGTGTCGCTCTAACTCGACGAACACAAAGTTAGGctggaaacgcgagaagcggATAATACGCCTTGTTACACTAGTTTATGTAAACGGTAACTACTATGGAAAACTGACTGAGAAAGGCGTTCAATATCAAGTGTTCTAGCATGCGAAAGCAACGGAGGAAATCTCTCAGGCTAGGTGTGTGACTCGGGCTGTCCAGCATTCCAATGGCGACGTGTTGGAAGGCTGTTCCATGGTTGGTTCACGAATCGGATGAGCATCCATATACCTAGATAATGACCACTGGACTTTCAGCAGAGCTACGCCAGTGGGTTTCAGGTGTCTCAATCCCCAACATGGTGATAGTATTCTATTTTGTGGTACCCAAACGCCCAACCGCGAAGACCTTCCGCGGTTTCGAGCCGGCGGGTAAGCTGGCCCAGCCTGTGCTATCATCGTGCACCTGATGCGAGCCCATGGGGACGTCGAAACGAATGCACCACCGTCCCTCAGTTCAGTCGAAATCAAGTGCAGCTCTTTCAAATCTATTATATCCCCGGACTGAACTCCTGGTCCTCCCCTcactgtttcttcctccgcgaGTACCCTCGGAAACTAGGACTCGGTTTGCAACGTTTCTTGTACCAGGATCTTGGTCTGGTTACTGAACTGACGGGCGATGGTCGATGCTAGGAAAGCGTACGACGCGCTGGTGCTAGTTTCTGTCCCTTCTTCACTTATGCGTTTTAGTACGTGTCGCAAACAAGCAATGCCTTGTGACTCTCATGCGTGTGCGTGTTGATTTGGTCTCCCACCTTGCCCCTTGTTTTGCAGCGAGGATCTTGCGAAGGCCCGTATGGGACGACCATCGCCACCTCTACACTATCGACGCGTCGCTGTTTTATCCGGTCGTGTTTGTCCACCGGGTTCGCGGCGGTCTCGGGGCGTCCGAAGCTGAGTGTTCCGCGTCCATAGCAAGCGGGAGGGACGTGGTCCACCCGCCTTTCCACGTGGCGTCACCGTTGTGTGGGAATGCCGTACGGGTTTCCCAGTGACGGCAAGCGGCAATGAAATTAAAGATAACTAAGTGTCATGTGCTGTGGTTTCCCATTATTATAGGCTGTCGGGATTTGCGTACGACGGCTACCAGGGCAAGTGACCACGAGTACTGTTTGCGTCGCCGTGACGACACGACGTACTGCCAATAGTGGAGCTTACGAGGGCTACACGTCGTGACTTCGTGTGGAAGGGTTGCGTACTAAGTGTGGAGCCTGGTTTGTAAAACGCAAACTACTGTCTGGGACATCGTGATGGTTCAAGGCATGTTCTATGCATCAACCGCTGAGGCAGCTGCAACATCCTAGTCCTGTGGGAGAGCCGCCAGAGAGAAAATCATCAAACCGGTGGAAAGCCCTTGTCGAATGTCTCAGCTTCCAAGATGTCGCATGAGTGTTGTGTTCGCATTGGCCAGCATTCCAACGGCAACCGCCGCGTTCCCTGGGAGCCCGCCATCACATTTCGATTGATTCGACAAGTGGTCCTGATGCTGGTTTTCCATGTCCACCTTGTTGTGATCCGAGACACCTCTATACTTAGTTTGGCAGATGACGTTTCCGAAGCTCCACTGCGACCAGATACGTCTCCAACTGCGATACCTATGAGCGCGGACGTACCGCTGGAGGAAAGCAGGCACGTGATTGAAGACCACTTCGGCGTTCAGGAGACTATTTTGAGCCGACGGTCACAGACGAGGAATGAAGTGAGAGAAAAGTCTCCGAGGAGTCGCACCCCCGGTGCAACTTGGGCTTCGTGGGTAAAACGGAAGTGGAAGCACGCACTGGTTGTTCTGGCCGTTTGCGTGGGGCTCTACGCAGTCAAGCGCTTGCTCACTGCTCCTGAAGAACCACCGGTGCCAAAAGTGTCTGCATATTGGTACTTGCAAGGGCAGAGGGTGGAAGCCGGTAAGATAGCGCAGACTCTTccagaagatgaagagatCGACATTATTGTAAACGCAGccgaggaactcgagagaaggGCGATtggcgaagaagggaagactAGTGCGGCTCAAGTTACAGCAGCCGTACGACAGATCGCTGGGTTTTTgcgcgagacgaggaaacacaTGGAAGGAAGGCACGCCAGCTTAATTTCCGCGGAGCAGATTTTGAAAGATGTCATTGCAGCGACGAAACACGAGCCTTTACcaaaagaggaggaagatgtTCTTAGAGAACAAGGACGCGACGATGAAGATAATACATGCTGGAGTGAGCTCAAACTTCGCATCGAGGCGCTAAGAGAACAGCTGACACCGGAGGTGGTGCATCTGCAAAAGGCTCTGGCggaggcgcgggagaaggggaaagaaaaTGTTACACATCTTGAGAggcagctgcttctcgagaTGTCAAGACCGGTTACACGTGAAGTGGGCGCACGAATTGACAAGCTAGAAAAGCGCCTCAAGACAGTTTTGCACATCAGTGAACGGGAGAGTTCCGACCTGGCATCTCGAGACAAGTAAACCGATTATCGGATACTAGCAAGTAAAACAGTTGGGAAGGCAAAAAAGGATCGGAAAGCACCCTGATACGCCATATGTCCTTCGTTGTTACAGTATTTTCACAAACTAAACTGAAGAATGCAGCTCTAGTGGGAGAGGATGTTCCGAGTCGGCTCCTCCTGGCGGCTTGAGTTTCGAGATTCGTTGACTGTGAGGCCGATAGTTATCTCTTTCAACTTGACGAGGTGAACATTGAATGTCTAGAGTAAGCTAAatcgtcttttttctggaaggagtgttttctttcgttgTCTTAAAGGGCCAACGTAGAAACGACAACCAATAGAGGAGTAACATTATCTGCCATGAAAGAGCGCGAAACTTGGTGCATTAGCCGAGATGCTGTCCGAATTGCCGCAAGCAGCTGGCAAAGGAAAGAGGCGTCACGGGGAAAAACGCATTTGCCGACGTGCTACCAGTACACTCAGTTGCGTCTCCGCGAAGTCGCAGGCAGATATGCCACTGGTAGTAATAGTCTCAGCGCGCTGAGCAAAAccatcttcgtctttctcgtttgcCCTTTATATGGCGTGCGATACACCGAGAGGTTAATCGATTAGAGGACAGTGTTCCCAAACGCTTCCGAAGAGTTCCCCACAGTAAAATGGAAGTAGCCTAGCTGCGCCTTTACAGTGAATGGGAAGATTTCAGTTCCAAGAACAGCGAACAGCCTTGGTCGAAGGCTTTCTGAAGTTCCGTCCCGTTCGGATGCACCGCAGCTGAGGGGCAATGTAAATAGCAAAGCAACTTGAAGCGTGCGTCGGGATACATTCGAGTTCAAATTTCTTTCAACTCCAGATTTCCGGAACGCACCCAAAAGTGCTATAGTTCTCATGTCTCGAAAGTATCGGAAACTAGTTGCAAGTACTGCACGATGACGGACTGTCCTTTCTGAAAAGCGACAGGATCACTGTTCTGTGCAATTTCATCTTTACATGTGTGGAACCGAGGACAACCAAATGACACAACTGGTAGTTCTCTAGCTGCCACTGTGTGTGCCTCCCCCGCACTTGTGAAGTCGACACACTACTACGTGTTGTAGCGGGATTTCGTGATGATTTTCTCAAATCCATGAGCACATGGACGGACTAAAGACTCGGATGCGAGAAGGGTACTGAATGGACAAGCCCGCTATGCAAATTGACTGGCGCTCGGTTCGCACCTTTTCCAAACTCTTACTCGGGTTACTGCGTCATGTTCTGACACCGTCGTGTTTTTCCAGTGGCTATATCGAAAGTCATCACGCTGCCAATGAATTCCTGTTTCGCCAGCGAAACGTTGTTCGTAACGCATGCCCTCGGAAAGACCCCAAACCTTCGTCTTGAACGAACCTCGTGCAGTCCTGTTATTCTGCAGGAGCACTCGTCATTGCTAAGGACATACGTGACAATTTTTCCTAAGCCCTGTTGTGTACATGCGCTCAGTCATCAAGGCGTGGAAACAGTCTGCGGTACCATGGGTGGGGGCCTCAAATAAAGTCGAACACACTCCGCGCCAAGAAATCATTAACCTTCAGACTTCACAGTAGAGGCGTACGCATATGTTCGAGGATCCTCAAAAAAACGGAAAGCAAACCACCACAGCACCCCACCATAAGGAAGCAGTTAACCAGGGCTATTGGGTCGCCTTTAGACTGACAACAGCAAACAGCGGCGAGGTGttccactgtctctgctcaCACTCCTCGCAGTTACTGTGATATACAAGATTACAGATCACGGCCCCCCATATCACATACGCGACTCGATGTGAATGCCTTCACGTCAGCATacatctgtgtctctctctgcaactttatcttcgcttctctcacAATGCGGCAAACAACGTCGGTTCCGACTGGACATTGAACAGTGTATGCAAGCATATGCTCGTTTTGTCGATGCACCTTCGAAGGTGTTCCCAGGGCTCCTTAAATGCTACTATGGAAATGAATCTCACACCAAATCCGGACCTTTTTCGACTACATTCTTGCCAGTGGCAATCAAATATATGGTTCGAAGAGTTCTTGCAAGAGGAGCGCCTGCTTTTGGTTATGTGCACTATGAGCCGTCGACAATCGGGAT
This genomic interval from Toxoplasma gondii ME49 chromosome VIIb, whole genome shotgun sequence contains the following:
- a CDS encoding hypothetical protein (encoded by transcript TGME49_257970) produces the protein MSHECCVRIGQHSNGNRRVPWEPAITFRLIRQVVLMLVFHVHLVVIRDTSILSLADDVSEAPLRPDTSPTAIPMSADVPLEESRHVIEDHFGVQETILSRRSQTRNEVREKSPRSRTPGATWASWVKRKWKHALVVLAVCVGLYAVKRLLTAPEEPPVPKVSAYWYLQGQRVEAGKIAQTLPEDEEIDIIVNAAEELERRAIGEEGKTSAAQVTAAVRQIAGFLRETRKHMEGRHASLISAEQILKDVIAATKHEPLPKEEEDVLREQGRDDEDNTCWSELKLRIEALREQLTPEVVHLQKALAEAREKGKENVTHLERQLLLEMSRPVTREVGARIDKLEKRLKTVLHISERESSDLASRDK